TCCTAAAACGCGACCCAAAATCTAATCCGAAATCCCCGTGTAATCATCCATTTCTcgtttcctttcttttttttttttaaagaaaaataattaaaaaatatgcatATTTCTCGGATCGCATAGTATCGGTATTGATCAAGAAAGATTGACCCATCGTTTGGATGACGCTTATTAATTGTGAGGAAACAGGAAgagtagaaaataataaaatttatttattttttaattttatttagatagatatttttatattttgtttggATAAATTACTAGTATAAAgacaaaattataattatctcTTGAATGGagtttataaattaactattatatctTTACAAATTAAGAAATATAAGTTTTATGAATTGAGAGAGGCATTTTTATGtccaaataagaaaatttaagaaaattttttttctccattttctcaATTCAAACAAAGCgtgaatttttgttttttatttattataaaaatgagAATAAAGAGAATTGAATTCTCCACCAACTTTGTTCTTGTTTGGGAAACTCTTATAGCAAGTGAACTGTCCATCCTCTCTCTTCCTCCCAACGGACTTCCCAAAGCCTCTCTATTTCTAACCTGTAACCAAACAAACAATAAATAGAAACCAGAGCGCAAAGCCAGCAAGCAACCTGTGACACACACGGACGGAAAATTCTCCGAAACGCAAGAGTGAGTCACCCACTTAGAAACGTTTTCATTTTGATCACCTACGATATCACATTGCCTTTAATTCCCACaaattttttggtttttggaTTGTTCTTTACTTTTATCAGACTTTCCTTCCTCAACTCTATGTATTTTCAAATCAGGTGAAACATGCAGGCATCTGTGTGTGCAGTTAAAGGCACTGCCACCAGCAGCATAAGCGTCGGTTGTCGGCATCGTAACCGGAGGAGTTTGCTTGCCGCCAGTGGTCTTGCCGGTGGTTTTAACAAGAGAAGTTCACTATCACTGTCGGCCTTGTCTTTAAACAATAACGGCTGCATGAATTGCGGGATCAGTTTCTGTGGACAGCGTGCAGCTGATTCGTTCTCAATGGGAACTGAGCTCGTGCGAACTGCTTTTTCTAGGTCCCTTCCGATTAAAGCTCTGTCCTCCGGTTTGTTGTCTAGCCTTGATCTCGCGTTTCGATCAATTCTAGTTTCTCTGATTTGAATTGTTCCGAACTGTGACCTTGCAACTCGCAATTGAATCTTACTTGCAGATGATGATATTGAAGAATCTGCTCCTATCCATCCTCAGAGAAAATCTACTGGAACTGTCTTGCCATTCGTCGGTGTTGCTAGTTTGGGAGCTATTTTATTTGGTTACCATCTTGCGTATGTCCGTGTCTAAATCAGGATTtgtatcttcttttttttttttaactcttcAATTGTCAATTCAAGCTTATTTTCGTCCTTGTAAATTTGGCTATGGATTTTTGGCCAGTGATCCCTGATTCAAGATTTTCTGGCGAGCCTGTTAACTTTGGTTGTGCCTTACTCTGTAGTATGAAGTTCATTGTAGTGTTCTCTTCTTTTGTGCTGCTTCAGGGTGGTAAATGGTGCTCTTGAGTATCTTGCCAAGGATCTTGCGATCGCTGAAAATACTGTCCTACAAGGCAAGAGCAAGTTAATTTGCGATGCAAAATGTTGATGCAATAACTTGTATTatatatttgtatatttttGGTTGTACTGGTAGCATGCATTTATTACTTGTGTCAAACTTTAGTGAGACAGAGAATGCCTCAGCCAAAACAGCAGAATGCTTGTGTTAGCTGAGAATAAGGAAATTGGCAAATTGATAAATCtcagttttatttgttttttttttttttttttttggggggggggtgTGTGGGGTTGTGATTCAGACTTTGTTGAATCAGTCGTAGCTATTTGTATGTTCAGAAATTATGGTTGTATATTTCTTCTTTCCTCTCATTTGTTAAAAATCTTTTACTGTCTCAATTATCAGTTGTGTACAGCTTATGCTTTCCTAACTGCAACATTGAGCAGGATGGATTGTTAGCACGCTACTTGCTAGTGCCACTATTGGTTCATTTACTGGGGGAGCGTTGGCTGACAAGTTTGGCAGGATAAGAACCTTTCAGTTAGATGCAATCCCTCTCATAATTGGAGCATTCCTTTGGTCTGTCCACTCTCACTGGTTGAGTTCTCGTCTTAGAAACTTgtgctaaaattaatttttatgattgttCTAAATGTTTGCAGTACTACAGCACAGACTGTTCAGACTATGATAATTGGTCGTCTACTTGCTGGTATTGGAATTGGCATATCTTCAGCCATTGTTCCTCTTTATATATCTGAGGTTGTAATTTATCAATCCTGAGGTCACTGTTGACTCTGAATAAGTTTGCAAGAGCTTATATGCTAAGTTGCTAACACTGACTTGTTTTAGTCAGATTTCACCAACTGAAATTCGTGGTGCACTGGGGTCTGTAAATCAACTTTCCATATGTATTGGGATTCTGTTGGCATTGGTGGCTGGATTACCATTAGCAGGAAATCCTTTATGGTATTTCTAGTCTTTTTTGTTTTAGTTTCATGcttaaattttatgttaaatCAACATGAACAATAATATACAAGCATGATAAGATGGCACAGCATACTGCCTCTTTGCAGTTTAACATCATAAAAATGCCGCCTCCAAAACCACTAATATGCTAGAAAAAGGTGGTGTAATTATATGTTATGCTTTTAACTTGATATGCATGCATCAGAGAATATTGAAATGGGCTTCTAAGATTAGCAATGATTCTAAACAAATTGTTGCTGCAATTAAAGCGAGCAGTGGAGTAATGTTAGACTGTAgagtatgtgtatatatatatatatgtatgggATTGTCACAACTTTCTGGCATGGTATAAAACTCTATAATAGTCTGGAGTTTTGATATTGGCATGACATTTTTCTGTATCAAATGTAGGAAAAGGtcaagattttatattttttttctttaaagaaCCTTTAAAATGGATCAAAACAGTAAAAAAGAAATACGATGTTCTACTGTTTGTCTAAATGTGGATGGCAATTTAAATTGATGAAGTCTGGTCCATACTTGAGGTTAAATATGGGTGGAAATTCTTGGTAAAATTTCACATACTTCGTGGACAAGTTTATTGTGATTTTCTGAGGTCATGGGTAATTGTTTTGTTCATACTGTAACATGTTACTCTAGTATTTAAGGGCCATCCTCTTCCCTTTTTGGAGGggcaaattatttttatttctagatTATCATGCAGTCTTAGTTAAATTTTTACTATTCTTCTAGAATTCCCAATTGGATGCTCAATTCACTGCTCAGACATTATTTTCAGAATATAGTAGGTATGCATAAGTTCCGCCAGAAGCTTATGAGTGAgagttttatttatatatttttaatttccatGACCTAGGAAAAGAAAAGCAACTGAAGAATTGGTATTTATTAGCATGGctggaaaaataaataataagctTGTCTCTTTAGCATCCGGAAAACTTTACACTGGAAACTCAATACAACTTCAATTTTAATTGACCTATATAATGATTCTCATGTGGAACTTTTGCTTGGACTTTAGACAAGTTTCATGTGGCAAAAAAATTGTGGTTTATGCACATTTATCAGTGAAGTTAATTGAATAGTGgccagttatattttaattttgtattattCTCATTGTTGTATGTATTCCTAACTGGTCTGTCAGACATTGTCTTTCATGGATCACTTTTTTCTTTATCATATTTAGTTCTCTTTATCTGCTGTCTGTTAGGTGGAGAACAATGTTTGGCATTTCTGCTGTCCCTGCTATTCTATTGGCTTTGGGAAtggcattttctccagaaagtCCTCGTTGGCTTTTTCAGGTTTTCCTATGGACCTTAATCTCTTTGTTGGAGCCTTAGAATATCTTTCTGTTTTTCATTGTAATTAGGTATGGATTATTCATAAATTGGCAAAGTGCTATTGATCAAACACATTGCCTTGCAGCAAGGAAAAATTTCTGAAGCAGAACAATCCATAAGGATACTCTATGGTAAAGAAAGAGTTCCTGAGGTTATGCAAGATTTAGCAGTTGGAGGTCAAGGTTCTGCAGAGCCAGAAGCAGGATGGTTTGATCTATTTAGCAGCCGCTATTGGAAAGGTAACTGTAAAAATATGCAAGCATCTTGCCTTATTGTGAAATCTATTTTTAGAGCGTTATAAGTTGGATCAGGTAAAATTTACTGTTGCACAAACATAAGTTGGGTTAGATGAAATTATGTCGTTTTGATTTGCAGAATTTTATGCGACTTTGAAACCAATAATGAACCAAAACTTtgtaaatctattaataaacACAATCCATATATAAATAGCTATTGATGCATTAACATTTGAGACTTCTGCTACTGAATTTTATACAAGGAATTTGGCGCATGGTTCTGTTGAACTTATTATCTGTTTCTTGGAAGTTACTTGGAAACAGGGGTGCTGAGTCGATGAATAATAACAAAGCGTAGGGTTATTAATTGGTTAATGCACCCAAACTCAAGCCTTAGAATTTTTAGTGATAATGGCTCATCAAGATATGTTTTCACAAAAATAAATACCTAATGGAATCCCAAGATGATCTTCTTGTGCCTTAGTTTTGCTGCTGTCTTTTTCTCGATGTACTGTCCTTGTAATATATAAGTCTGATATACAATGGTATTTTTTATCCTCCTAACTTATTTGCTGTGTGCAGTTGTGAGTGTTGGTGTAgcacttttcttttttcagcAGCTGGCTGGGATAAATGCTGTAGTGTATTATTCCACTGCTGTGTTCCGCAGTGTTGGAATTGCATCTGATGTTGCAGCAAGTGCTCTTGTTGGGGCAGCAAATGTCTTtggtaaatatatatttttgtgttctttctGGAATCTAGGGAGATCTttcaatatttttcattttgcaTTCCATGTTTAACATGGTTGGCTTCTTCCAGGCACAACCGTGGCATCATCTTTAATGGACAGACAAGGAAGAAAAAGTCTTCTGATTATAAGCTTTTTGGGAATGGTATGCTTATTTTAGGATAGAAGTATATCTAGAACAGATATATTTGAATTTCTGTTGAAATATTTACTCCCATCAAGTATATAGCTTAAAGTCCTTGAAACTACATTCTGCAGTTTCGTTTTGGTCTTGCtagtagttttttatttttgtctcTACCTCTATTGCTGATTTGCTGAAAACTGTTTTAAAGTTCTCTTACCTGTCCAATCCCTAGTATAAGTTAATACCtcctttctataatttttatccacTTTACTTCTGTTCATACATATTAAGAAagacaaattttttttattgtctttccaattatattcatcttaaagatattaaattttattaaatattaagaaatattttgaatacttatttagaaaaataacaatTAGTGAGAggatattttgaaaataaaataaaattaaatagggttATAGTAGTCAATTGATATGTTAactatatgtaaaaaaaaaggaaagtgaaCAATAATTTTGGACAACTAAAAAAGAAAGATAGACAAAAATCATGAGACAGAGGGAgtattttattaagaaaataaagataGTATGAGTATCTTTGCCACTGAATCTGTTTTTATTATGAATTGAAATAGTAAATTTGTTTTTCCATGAACTTGTCTCCTTATGTAAATGGTTTTTTTGtttccaaaaaaaattatatagtaaaATGTATTGTGTTTCAGATAGGTGACAAACTAGCAATATGTTACTTCATTATATGGTCCAGTAAATTTTCATGGATTTAACAGATGTCTTCATAGGCAAATTTGTGTGCTAAAATATCCTTCATGTTTCCTTGTTGAAAGCATGGTTTTATATGAAATGCTGAATTTATATGGGCAGCCACTGTAGGCTTTATTAATGATGGATACAATTGATATTGGTAGAAGGTAATGCCAGCAACTTTTTTATTTCCTGTGCACATGACATAAAATTTGGTTACCTGATGTGATCCTGCCATACATAGCTAAAATGCATCaataatgatatatatatatatatatatatatatgctgaATTTATATGGGCAGCCACTGTAGGCTTTATTAATGATGGATACAATTGATATTGGTAGAAGGTAATGCCAGCAACTTTTTTATTTCCTGTGCACATGACATAAAATTTGGTTACCTGATTTGATCCTGCCATAGCTAAAATgcatcaaatatatatatatatgtatatgcatACACGGTTTTTATTGATCTTTTATACCAAATATTATttaacatgcaaaactcattacCCATTTTCGAAGATTATTCTCATGCCTTATACATTTCCATTTTGGCGTTCTCTGCTTGTGAAGGCTGCTTCAATGTTGCTGCTTTCTTTGTCCTTCACTTGGAAGGTACTGGCACCGTATTCTGGCACACTTGCTGTTCTTGGGACCGTTTGGTAAGTTACTGACTTTCCTTTTCTAGTTGTGTTTGGGATTATATCTTTTTTGGCTTGTGAAATCCAAATGTCTTTTATCTCATAACACAGCTATGTGTTGTCCTTTTCACTTGGTGCCGGTCCTGTACCTGCTCTTCTTTTGCCGGAAATATTTGCCTCCAGAATCAGAGCAAAAGCAGTTTCTTTATCCTTGGGGATGCATTGGGTAAGTCACGTGGAGGGAAACTTTCCCTGCTGTTCATAAGTATGGACATTATGAGCAAGTAATTGTATTGGAAcgatttgatttttcttttgatCGGTTCCTTTAAAATCTAGTTGGTAAGGAAGAAATTAAACATAATTCATCAAATAGAGCAATTGAATTGGACATTAGAACACTCCCCTTCCTTAATGACTGAATTTGTATCTGTATGTGTTCCTATCATTTGAGGCAGGATGAATGGCAGATGATCTTTTCCACAAATGAGGGGTCTTGTAGTCGTATATTCTTATATTTGTGCATGTATCATATGTGTTATTGCGCATACACACGCCTATATTTATATATCATTTGCACATGCTTGATAGGAAAACTGATATAATCTGTGAAATGCTTATGACTACTTGGTTTTATTTGGTATAGATCTCAAATTTCTTCATTGGTCTCTATTTCTTGAGCGTTGTAAACAAGTTTGGAATCAGCACTGTGTACCTGGGATTTGCAGCCGTTTGCGTTCTTGCAGCCTTGTACATAGCGGGTAACGTTGTGGAAACGAAGGGAAGATCCCTGGAGGAAATAGAGCGTGCTCTTAACCCTGCAATTTGATTTGGATATTTTGATTAGTGCACGTGGTAATAATTTTTATGTGGCTCATGATTGGTCTGAAGACGTGGtgctttttccttatttttgtGGAAGGTTTCTTTGTTGTCCACTTGTATTGAGTGTACTGGGGAATGTTCTCTTATCCTCCATTTTCCTGTCAAATCTTCAGCTGTAACCAGCTTCGAGAGTACTGTCTTTGTTATGTAAATTTGGACTAGAATTTTGGGCAAAACCAGTTTAGGTAGATGGAGCTGTAATAAATATACTCGGGAATTTTGCCATGTGATTCTTTGCAATGAATGTTACATGAATGCTTATCGGACATCAAAATTCTGGAAATATATGCAATCATTTTCATGGTCAGTCGTTCAGCTTGAAGATAAAACTTCTGACGAGTCGGATAGTTAACTGCAAACGCATTCAAATATCAGGCATTATCTCAGGTATGATATAGAAACACCACATGTTCAGTCGCATAATGGTGATTTTTGCCGTATTCTTCCTCTTTCCTACCACTGCTGCTGATTGAACCAGCAATTTACTAACCCCAAAATAAAACAAGGAATTCCCTCTGTAATAGTGGGATGCAGTACACTTCAGCTCTTCAATCTTAAAATTTGACTGGATTTGACTTATGGTTTAAACAAGTCGTTGTTTAAACTCAACTTTGAAATTTATCACTTAAACTGAATTTAAATTCAGCAGCATAGTCAATTCATTTTTAAGTTCGTACgtcaattaattttgaaatttattactTAAACAAACTGAATTTAAATTCAGCAGCATTCAATTCGTTAAAACTCGTGAGTCAACTCGTTTTTAAGTTCGTGATTAGGCTCGTTCAGTATAATCGTTAAACAAGCTCATAAACTAACTCATTAACAAACTACTACTTAAATAAATTCGTGAATAAGCGTatacattattttatatttagtatctagtattcaatatttattattttatgttaagaataaatttattatttgatatattaaaattattagatataaTCATAATATTAACATAGAttgttttattataaatttaaaattaaattataaataattttttattataaatttaaaattaaatgataaataattattttttataaatatatatttgtatagttattatactattataaaatcagcgttaaactattaaaataaaaaaataactataaataaaaattttaatttttgacatTAAGCAAACAATATGAAAGCTGAGAATAATTATAAAAGTATATTAACAACTAttaattaggtagaaaatgtatattatatttttaaatttataatactaatttaataatgacactttttatatattattgatagagttattttttatattatttttgaagatacatgaatgttaaaatttaagttGACTAGATAAGCAAATAAAAATTTGTGTGTTATTTATATtatgttattaaatttatatttatttgtattattttattatgaatcGTGTTGGTATAACTTTTTTAAATGTGTTTATtcttacttttttatattaatttttttaaatgtgtttactcttactttttatatttatagtaatTAATAATGAATTAAAGTGTACCgaaaataatttgtaattatttattaaaaatttatgttcaaatttaattaatgagttttttaattGAGTTTATCGAACTGAATTCAAATTACACttgttattataataaatacttTTTGCTTTTTCATAAATCAAGTtcgaattaaattcaattttaataaacagtcattgtttttttataaatcaagttcgaattaaatttaattttaatatagaaTTCATAAGTCAAGCAGGAGCGATATACTAAGTTCGAATGGAGCTTAAACTTTCAATTTTCTTTaacaaaccaactcaactcgaTTATACCCCACAttccaaaatattttttattagttcaatattcaataTGACAAATTTGTATGTGAATGATGATGCTATTCTGGACATCGGTTATGTGAGAACAGTGCTGCTCTTAGATCAATTATAAAAGAATATCGTAACTATCTAAAATGATGATGCCCGCAAAATTTCGTTCAAATTCTAGAATTATTGTTTTTGAAGACGAAAACACAAGCAATTGGATAAATCGTTGCCATAATAGGAGCATTACATCTAAATCATTCTATTTTCTGTTCTCTTCCGATAGAGATATATCACCATTTCATCACCCTACCACTGTTGAAA
This is a stretch of genomic DNA from Manihot esculenta cultivar AM560-2 chromosome 2, M.esculenta_v8, whole genome shotgun sequence. It encodes these proteins:
- the LOC110609688 gene encoding plastidic glucose transporter 4, with the translated sequence MQASVCAVKGTATSSISVGCRHRNRRSLLAASGLAGGFNKRSSLSLSALSLNNNGCMNCGISFCGQRAADSFSMGTELVRTAFSRSLPIKALSSDDDIEESAPIHPQRKSTGTVLPFVGVASLGAILFGYHLAVVNGALEYLAKDLAIAENTVLQGWIVSTLLASATIGSFTGGALADKFGRIRTFQLDAIPLIIGAFLCTTAQTVQTMIIGRLLAGIGIGISSAIVPLYISEISPTEIRGALGSVNQLSICIGILLALVAGLPLAGNPLWWRTMFGISAVPAILLALGMAFSPESPRWLFQQGKISEAEQSIRILYGKERVPEVMQDLAVGGQGSAEPEAGWFDLFSSRYWKVVSVGVALFFFQQLAGINAVVYYSTAVFRSVGIASDVAASALVGAANVFGTTVASSLMDRQGRKSLLIISFLGMAASMLLLSLSFTWKVLAPYSGTLAVLGTVCYVLSFSLGAGPVPALLLPEIFASRIRAKAVSLSLGMHWISNFFIGLYFLSVVNKFGISTVYLGFAAVCVLAALYIAGNVVETKGRSLEEIERALNPAI